One part of the Sorangiineae bacterium MSr11954 genome encodes these proteins:
- the gatC gene encoding Asp-tRNA(Asn)/Glu-tRNA(Gln) amidotransferase subunit GatC, whose product MTTRIDRAQIEHVAQLASLILTDAEADRLTRELAEMVGYVDELNELDTSHVEPTASVQLERSDWRTDAVEPSLPPGEALAQAPRSEHGGFAVPTFVES is encoded by the coding sequence ATGACGACACGCATCGATCGAGCGCAAATCGAGCATGTGGCCCAGCTCGCGTCGCTCATTTTGACGGACGCCGAAGCCGACCGCCTGACGCGCGAGCTCGCGGAGATGGTGGGCTATGTCGACGAGTTGAACGAGCTCGACACCTCCCACGTCGAGCCGACGGCGTCCGTGCAGCTCGAGCGAAGCGATTGGCGCACCGACGCGGTCGAACCGTCGCTGCCGCCGGGGGAGGCGCTCGCGCAAGCGCCGCGTTCGGAGCATGGTGGCTTTGCCGTGCCCACCTTCGTGGAGAGCTGA
- the gatA gene encoding Asp-tRNA(Asn)/Glu-tRNA(Gln) amidotransferase subunit GatA encodes MPTDDAVVALAEKVRAGHVKAVEVAQATLADIDRRNGALNAFLAVPHESVLEQARAIDEKRARGESLGALAGVPIGIKDALCTRGLATTAGSKILEGYIPPYDATVVARLRAADAIIVGKTNMDEFAMGSSNENSAYGAVKNPWDPERAPGGSSGGSAAAVAARLVSATLGSDTGGSIRQPAALSGTFGVKPTYGRVSRFGLIAFASSLDQVGPFATDVRGAARVLTTISGKDPKDATSLGAPVEDFEAACGASIKGLRIGVPDEYFAKGLDPEVEASIRAAISELEAEGCVVKPIKLAHTRYAVATYYVIADAEASSNLARFDGVRYGLRVEPPRADVRAMYGATRDAGFGAEVKRRILLGTFVLSAGYYDAYYVKAQKVRTLIRRDFEEAFREVDVICSPTSPTPAFRLGEKVDDPLAMYLNDVYTLPASLAGLPGCSVPAAPTQAGLPVGLQIVAPWLRETTLFSVAAAFEARSPAPRFAVEG; translated from the coding sequence ATGCCGACCGATGACGCCGTAGTCGCTCTCGCCGAGAAGGTTCGCGCGGGCCACGTCAAAGCGGTGGAGGTGGCCCAGGCCACCTTGGCCGACATCGACCGTCGCAATGGTGCGCTGAACGCCTTTTTGGCCGTGCCCCATGAATCGGTGCTGGAGCAAGCGCGCGCCATCGATGAAAAGCGAGCGCGCGGCGAGAGCCTCGGCGCGCTGGCGGGGGTGCCCATCGGGATCAAAGACGCGCTCTGCACGCGCGGTCTCGCGACCACCGCGGGCTCGAAGATCCTCGAGGGCTACATTCCGCCGTACGATGCCACCGTGGTGGCGCGCCTCCGCGCGGCCGACGCGATCATCGTGGGCAAGACGAACATGGACGAGTTCGCGATGGGCTCGTCGAACGAGAACAGCGCGTACGGCGCCGTCAAAAATCCGTGGGATCCGGAGCGCGCGCCGGGCGGTTCGTCGGGCGGGAGCGCGGCCGCCGTCGCCGCGCGCCTCGTGAGCGCGACCTTGGGCAGCGACACCGGGGGATCGATCCGGCAGCCGGCGGCGCTCAGCGGCACCTTCGGCGTCAAGCCGACATACGGGCGCGTGTCGCGCTTTGGGCTGATCGCGTTCGCCTCGAGCCTCGACCAAGTGGGCCCGTTCGCCACCGACGTGCGCGGCGCGGCGCGCGTGCTCACCACCATCTCCGGCAAGGATCCGAAGGACGCCACGTCGCTGGGCGCGCCGGTGGAGGATTTCGAGGCGGCGTGCGGCGCGTCGATCAAGGGGCTGCGCATCGGTGTTCCGGACGAGTACTTCGCCAAGGGGCTCGATCCCGAGGTGGAGGCGAGCATCCGCGCCGCCATCTCCGAGCTCGAGGCCGAGGGGTGCGTGGTCAAGCCCATCAAGCTGGCGCATACGCGCTATGCAGTGGCGACGTACTACGTGATCGCCGACGCGGAAGCGTCGAGCAATTTGGCGCGCTTCGATGGCGTACGCTACGGGCTTCGGGTGGAGCCGCCGCGCGCGGACGTGCGGGCCATGTACGGGGCCACCCGCGATGCGGGGTTTGGCGCCGAGGTGAAACGGCGGATTTTGCTCGGCACGTTCGTGCTGTCGGCCGGCTACTACGACGCGTACTACGTGAAGGCGCAGAAGGTCCGCACGCTCATCCGCCGCGACTTCGAAGAGGCGTTTCGCGAGGTGGACGTGATCTGCTCGCCCACGTCGCCGACCCCGGCGTTTCGCTTGGGCGAAAAGGTGGACGATCCGCTCGCGATGTATTTGAACGACGTGTACACGTTGCCGGCGAGCCTCGCGGGGCTCCCGGGGTGCAGCGTGCCGGCGGCGCCCACCCAAGCGGGGCTCCCCGTGGGGTTGCAGATCGTGGCGCCGTGGCTGCGGGAGACGACGCTCTTTTCCGTCGCCGCCGCCTTCGAGGCGCGCTCGCCGGCGCCGCGTTTTGCCGTTGAGGGTTGA
- a CDS encoding GNAT family N-acetyltransferase, whose amino-acid sequence MTFEVVPLDRAHVDGWAALFEACHCACYCRYWHFSGTTNAWLERSAFSPEVSREEQVRALEAGDPSARGLVAVAVPDKVVGWIKVAPRAAVPKLRKGRVYGALDLGSDDGVYSIACFLVHPEHRRKGVARALVEAAEGAVRAWGGRAIEAYPRRSGELLRDEEVWMGPERIYIDAGYTHFAGEAPYPVYRKQLD is encoded by the coding sequence GTGACATTCGAGGTCGTACCGCTCGATCGCGCGCACGTCGATGGGTGGGCGGCGCTGTTCGAGGCTTGCCACTGCGCGTGTTATTGCCGCTATTGGCATTTTTCGGGGACGACGAATGCGTGGCTCGAGAGGTCGGCGTTTTCGCCGGAGGTGAGCCGCGAGGAGCAGGTGCGCGCGCTGGAGGCGGGGGATCCGAGCGCGCGGGGGTTGGTGGCGGTGGCGGTGCCCGATAAGGTCGTGGGGTGGATCAAGGTCGCGCCACGGGCGGCCGTCCCCAAGCTGCGCAAGGGGCGCGTTTATGGGGCGCTCGATCTTGGAAGCGATGACGGGGTTTACAGCATCGCGTGCTTCTTGGTGCACCCGGAGCACCGCCGAAAGGGTGTGGCGCGGGCGCTGGTCGAGGCGGCGGAAGGTGCGGTGCGTGCGTGGGGCGGGCGGGCCATCGAGGCCTATCCGCGCCGCTCGGGCGAGCTCCTGCGCGACGAAGAGGTGTGGATGGGGCCGGAGCGCATCTACATCGATGCAGGATACACGCATTTCGCGGGCGAGGCCCCCTACCCCGTGTACCGCAAGCAGCTCGATTGA
- a CDS encoding serine/threonine protein kinase, with amino-acid sequence MGNSSHAVPPRLGPYELIERLATGGMAEVYLARRAGPRGFQKLVAVKRILPQLARDPDFVAMFVDEARVCANLSHPNIVQVFDFGEQDDELYMAMEYVDGTTGARLIRAAAAKGEELPLEVSLHVALSILRGLEYAHAARDRKGRPLNLVHRDVSPGNVLIDRSGAVKLTDFGIARASDFERRTDQGQLKGKLGYMSPEQVTGRELDARSDLFTVGIVLAELVTLRPLFSGGRELDVLLRIRDADLGPLDRAGSFLPDDVKSVLLRALARDKMLRYSNASVFAEAIEEIIRRRRLQVGPARLAAWVERLGLIDGPDVSSENEPSRPGTAILEPGDALRVDGKGDGGDGAYDSGGSYEVAPQIYRVDLGDGTASQPMSYPRIIELFATGAIGSRSLVARESGRFKPALHYKEFARFVTSPALRWDDDPEGTERTTLDRATLPAYLFQLALERETGALVFRNDEKRKKIFLVEGAPEFVASTDRRELLGEHLVASGQVLRMEVEMALAMLPKFGGRLGDALVGLGVLRPIELFRAIHDQTQSRYMDVLRWSEAEISFVLGARSHEETFPLGVDPFELIARGIRDGYTVAELGRLLGPIEDDVLERVPNPPVRIEILRLPERESYILRKVDGTSSLRALIGQMTNLKIADAEDVMRAVFIGLSCEILRSIRWTALHPDSGVRRSGAAQVRLGRP; translated from the coding sequence GTGGGCAACTCGAGCCATGCCGTGCCGCCCAGGCTCGGGCCGTACGAGCTCATTGAACGCCTCGCCACGGGCGGGATGGCGGAGGTCTATCTTGCGCGCCGAGCTGGACCGCGCGGTTTCCAGAAGCTCGTCGCCGTCAAGCGCATCCTGCCGCAGCTCGCGCGCGATCCCGACTTCGTCGCCATGTTCGTGGACGAGGCGCGGGTGTGTGCGAACCTTTCGCACCCGAACATCGTCCAGGTCTTCGACTTCGGGGAGCAGGACGACGAGCTTTACATGGCCATGGAGTACGTGGATGGCACCACCGGCGCCCGCCTGATTCGCGCCGCCGCCGCCAAGGGCGAGGAGCTGCCGCTCGAAGTCTCGCTCCACGTGGCGCTGAGCATCCTGCGCGGCCTGGAGTACGCGCACGCCGCCCGCGACCGCAAAGGGCGGCCGCTCAACCTGGTGCACCGCGACGTCTCCCCGGGGAACGTGCTCATCGACCGGTCCGGGGCCGTCAAGCTGACCGACTTCGGCATCGCGCGCGCCTCGGACTTCGAGCGCCGCACCGACCAGGGGCAGCTCAAAGGAAAGCTCGGCTACATGTCCCCCGAGCAGGTGACGGGCCGCGAGCTCGACGCGCGCAGCGACCTTTTCACCGTCGGCATCGTGCTGGCGGAGCTCGTGACCCTGCGCCCGCTCTTCTCCGGCGGCCGCGAGCTCGACGTGCTCTTGCGCATCCGCGACGCCGATCTCGGCCCGCTCGACCGCGCCGGCTCGTTCCTCCCCGACGACGTGAAATCGGTGCTCCTGCGCGCCCTCGCCCGCGACAAGATGCTCCGCTACTCCAACGCCTCCGTGTTCGCGGAGGCCATCGAGGAGATCATCCGCCGCCGTCGCCTTCAAGTGGGGCCCGCCCGCCTCGCGGCCTGGGTGGAGCGGCTCGGCCTGATCGACGGCCCCGATGTCTCCAGCGAGAACGAGCCAAGCCGGCCGGGCACCGCCATCCTCGAGCCGGGCGACGCGCTGCGCGTCGACGGCAAGGGCGACGGCGGCGACGGCGCCTACGACAGCGGCGGCTCCTACGAGGTTGCGCCGCAGATCTACCGGGTGGACTTGGGCGATGGCACCGCCAGCCAGCCCATGTCCTACCCGCGCATCATCGAGCTGTTCGCCACCGGCGCCATCGGGAGCCGCTCCTTGGTGGCGCGGGAGTCGGGCCGCTTCAAGCCCGCGCTCCACTACAAAGAGTTCGCCCGCTTCGTGACCAGCCCCGCCCTGCGCTGGGACGACGACCCCGAAGGCACCGAGCGCACCACCCTCGATCGCGCGACCCTCCCCGCGTACTTGTTCCAGCTGGCGCTGGAGCGCGAGACGGGGGCCCTCGTCTTCCGCAACGACGAGAAGCGTAAAAAGATCTTCCTCGTCGAAGGCGCCCCCGAGTTCGTGGCCTCCACGGATCGGCGCGAGCTCCTCGGCGAGCACTTGGTGGCGAGCGGCCAGGTGCTCCGCATGGAGGTGGAGATGGCGCTGGCCATGTTGCCGAAGTTCGGGGGGCGCCTGGGGGATGCGCTGGTCGGCCTTGGCGTGCTGCGGCCCATCGAGCTTTTCCGCGCCATCCACGATCAGACGCAGTCGCGCTACATGGACGTGCTGCGCTGGTCCGAGGCCGAGATCAGCTTCGTGCTGGGCGCGCGCTCGCACGAAGAGACGTTTCCGCTCGGCGTCGATCCCTTCGAGCTGATCGCGCGCGGCATCCGCGACGGCTACACCGTGGCGGAGCTCGGGCGGCTGTTGGGGCCCATCGAGGACGACGTGCTCGAGCGCGTACCCAACCCGCCGGTGCGCATCGAGATCCTGCGTCTGCCCGAGCGCGAGTCCTACATCTTGCGCAAGGTCGACGGTACGAGCTCGCTGCGCGCGCTCATCGGCCAAATGACGAACCTGAAGATCGCCGACGCCGAAGACGTGATGCGCGCCGTGTTCATCGGGCTCTCGTGCGAAATTCTACGCTCCATCCGCTGGACCGCGCTGCACCCCGACAGCGGGGTCCGGCGCTCGGGCGCGGCCCAGGTCCGGCTCGGGCGCCCCTGA
- a CDS encoding NAD-dependent epimerase/dehydratase family protein — protein sequence MASRPDSKSGQLAPTAPSAPSYSGGQPGGRRSPVTKGPVVALTGAASFLGTNVIGLLEEDERIARIVAIDIKPPSTAGKKTRSYEVDFTQPTAEARLGEVLAAERADILVHLAFLSSPTTASAWAHELESVGTMHVLVAARHAQVRKVVMWSQTLLYGAHPSNPNFLSERHPLRADRHEPFFSDKVEAEAEASKFARRAPGSVVTILRMAPILGPTVHNYMTRYLAHRMVPTMMGFDPLLQFIHEVDAIAAIKLAIDRDVPGTFNIVGDGVLPLSTVIKLAGRIALPIPHPVAESICALGWLAQVADVPPTFLKYLRFLCVADGTKAQKEMGFRPAYTTREALLDFVSAQRLRDVKLLQENVA from the coding sequence ATGGCCTCTCGCCCCGATTCGAAGTCCGGACAGCTCGCCCCCACGGCTCCTTCCGCCCCCTCCTACTCCGGCGGCCAGCCGGGCGGCCGAAGGTCCCCCGTCACGAAGGGCCCTGTGGTGGCGCTGACCGGCGCAGCCTCTTTTCTCGGTACCAACGTCATCGGCTTGCTCGAGGAGGACGAGCGCATCGCGCGCATCGTGGCCATCGACATCAAGCCCCCCTCGACGGCCGGTAAGAAGACCCGGAGCTACGAGGTCGATTTTACCCAACCCACCGCCGAAGCGCGCCTGGGCGAGGTCCTCGCGGCCGAGCGGGCCGACATTTTGGTCCATCTGGCCTTTCTGTCCTCCCCCACCACCGCCAGCGCCTGGGCCCACGAGCTCGAAAGCGTGGGGACGATGCACGTCTTGGTCGCCGCGCGCCATGCCCAGGTCCGCAAAGTGGTGATGTGGTCGCAGACGTTGCTTTACGGTGCGCACCCGTCCAATCCGAATTTTCTTTCCGAGCGGCACCCGCTCCGGGCAGACCGACACGAGCCTTTCTTCAGCGACAAGGTGGAGGCCGAGGCGGAAGCAAGCAAATTTGCGCGCCGCGCGCCGGGCTCGGTGGTGACCATCCTACGGATGGCGCCCATCCTGGGCCCCACGGTGCACAACTACATGACACGCTACCTTGCGCACCGCATGGTACCGACCATGATGGGCTTCGACCCCCTGCTGCAATTCATTCACGAGGTGGATGCCATCGCTGCCATCAAGCTGGCCATCGATCGCGACGTGCCGGGCACCTTCAACATCGTCGGGGACGGCGTGCTCCCGCTCAGCACCGTCATCAAGCTGGCCGGGCGCATCGCGCTGCCCATCCCGCACCCGGTGGCCGAGTCCATCTGCGCGCTCGGCTGGCTCGCCCAAGTCGCCGACGTGCCGCCGACGTTCCTCAAATACCTGCGCTTTCTCTGCGTGGCCGACGGCACCAAAGCCCAAAAGGAAATGGGGTTCCGGCCCGCGTACACCACCCGCGAAGCGCTGCTCGATTTCGTGAGCGCCCAGCGTCTGCGCGACGTCAAGCTGCTGCAGGAGAACGTGGCATGA
- a CDS encoding acyltransferase family protein, which yields MTRKRRHLPPSPPAPNQGARGRPSVPGGAGGPGARPSAPGARPSAPPGATGGRPAGVERLHGSAAGAKSTANGVEAHADRPRKRRRRRKPGAPASPSAAAPPSRARSPHALRTGAKPLRERERESARPPQNEEDDALEDSMRFIPRSPSSVPPAPSVRHETLEFGDYPEAAAYAEGALDDDDLEDDDGYGEEDEEDETTPTIRRPRGADEPELVAEQIRELEARLDAMIDQASTHVLPPTEDDADDDWRGGPRGTVDDTDAAPTVLNVNPSLAPGSARSLGTDGEPTVFDTARELLSTDYYLRKWGRLGMRNRSEEIDDFGYDPVYDAKVRPLFDFLYDRYFRVETQGAGNIPAEGRCLLVANHSGTLPYDGAMIKTAVKREHPQHRDVRWLAEDFIFHFPFLGSFTNRIGAVRACQENAERLLRQEALVAVFPEGVKGIGKLYRDRYRLQRFGRGGFIKLCLRTNTPIVPCVVVGAEEANPMLMRLEYLARVLGVPYIPVTPTFPLLGPAGLAPAPTKWKIVFGELLDVASYGPEAADDELLVGRLAERVRTTIQEMLERALGERKSVFFG from the coding sequence ATGACGCGCAAGAGGCGACATTTGCCCCCGTCCCCGCCCGCTCCGAACCAAGGTGCGCGCGGTCGTCCGTCCGTTCCGGGTGGCGCAGGTGGGCCGGGTGCCCGCCCCTCGGCTCCGGGCGCCCGTCCATCGGCGCCCCCAGGTGCTACGGGGGGTCGGCCGGCGGGGGTCGAGCGATTGCACGGCAGCGCTGCCGGTGCCAAGAGCACCGCCAATGGGGTCGAGGCCCACGCGGATCGGCCGCGCAAGAGGCGCCGGCGGCGAAAGCCGGGGGCACCGGCGAGTCCATCGGCTGCGGCGCCGCCGAGCAGGGCGCGCAGTCCGCATGCGCTGCGCACGGGCGCCAAACCCCTTCGCGAACGCGAGCGCGAGAGCGCAAGGCCCCCGCAAAACGAGGAAGACGACGCGCTCGAGGACTCGATGCGCTTCATTCCGCGCTCGCCCTCGTCGGTTCCGCCCGCCCCCTCGGTTCGCCACGAGACCTTGGAGTTCGGCGATTACCCCGAGGCGGCCGCCTACGCCGAGGGTGCGCTCGACGACGACGATCTCGAGGACGACGACGGCTACGGCGAGGAAGACGAGGAAGACGAGACCACGCCGACCATCCGCCGCCCGCGCGGCGCGGACGAGCCGGAGCTGGTGGCCGAGCAGATCCGCGAGCTCGAGGCGCGCCTCGACGCGATGATCGACCAAGCCTCGACCCACGTTCTGCCCCCGACCGAGGACGACGCGGACGATGACTGGCGGGGCGGCCCGCGGGGCACGGTCGACGACACCGACGCTGCGCCCACCGTCCTGAACGTGAACCCCAGCTTGGCCCCGGGATCGGCGCGCAGCCTGGGCACCGACGGCGAGCCCACCGTCTTCGACACGGCCCGCGAGCTCCTCTCCACCGATTATTACCTTCGGAAGTGGGGCCGCCTCGGCATGCGCAACCGCTCCGAGGAGATCGACGACTTCGGCTACGATCCCGTCTACGACGCGAAGGTCCGCCCGCTCTTCGACTTCCTCTACGATCGCTACTTCCGCGTGGAGACGCAGGGCGCGGGGAACATCCCGGCCGAGGGGCGCTGCCTCTTGGTCGCCAACCACTCGGGCACCCTTCCCTACGATGGGGCCATGATCAAAACGGCGGTCAAGCGCGAGCACCCGCAGCACCGCGACGTGCGCTGGCTGGCCGAGGACTTCATCTTCCACTTCCCGTTCCTGGGCTCGTTCACCAACCGCATCGGCGCGGTGCGCGCGTGCCAGGAGAACGCGGAGCGGCTGCTCCGGCAGGAAGCGCTGGTGGCCGTGTTCCCCGAGGGGGTGAAGGGCATCGGCAAGCTTTACCGGGATCGCTACCGCTTGCAGCGCTTCGGGCGCGGGGGCTTCATCAAGCTATGCCTTCGCACCAACACGCCCATCGTGCCATGCGTGGTGGTGGGCGCCGAGGAAGCGAACCCCATGCTCATGCGGCTCGAGTACCTCGCGCGCGTGCTGGGCGTGCCGTACATCCCCGTGACCCCCACGTTTCCGCTTCTGGGCCCCGCGGGCCTCGCGCCGGCGCCCACCAAGTGGAAAATCGTGTTCGGCGAGCTCTTGGACGTGGCGAGCTACGGTCCCGAGGCGGCCGACGACGAGCTGCTGGTCGGGCGTCTGGCCGAGCGGGTGCGCACGACCATCCAAGAGATGCTCGAGCGCGCGCTGGGCGAACGCAAATCCGTCTTCTTCGGTTGA
- the truB gene encoding tRNA pseudouridine(55) synthase TruB — MDGVIVIDKPSGLTSHDVVQRLRKRLKTRAIGHAGTLDPMATGVLVVAIGTATKLVPYLTLADKAYEVTVRLGVATDSLDADGEVTDHADVPADFGARLPDAIACELSREEQVPPAVSAIHHGGVRAHELVRQGKSFELAARPVRVRSIELLATVDDPPGFSARLTVAKGYYVRAFARDAAARLDTKGHVTALRRVRSDPFELAEASPPDAPDLERRILSLETAAARALPVAHLTEQGTRDAGCGRAVSKENIAGVASGAVHAWFDPAGRLVALGERREGERHFVVRGFPS, encoded by the coding sequence ATGGATGGCGTGATCGTCATCGACAAGCCCTCGGGGCTGACGAGCCACGATGTGGTGCAGCGGCTGCGCAAGCGGCTGAAGACGCGGGCCATCGGCCACGCGGGGACGCTCGATCCGATGGCCACGGGCGTCCTGGTGGTGGCCATCGGCACGGCGACCAAGCTCGTTCCGTACCTCACCTTGGCCGACAAGGCGTACGAGGTCACGGTGCGCCTGGGCGTCGCCACCGATTCGCTCGACGCCGACGGTGAAGTCACCGACCATGCCGATGTCCCCGCGGACTTTGGCGCGCGCCTGCCGGACGCCATCGCCTGCGAGCTTTCGCGCGAGGAGCAAGTGCCGCCCGCCGTCTCCGCCATCCATCACGGCGGCGTGCGCGCGCACGAGCTGGTGCGCCAGGGCAAGTCGTTCGAGCTCGCGGCCCGGCCCGTGCGCGTGCGAAGCATCGAGCTCCTGGCCACCGTGGACGATCCGCCGGGCTTCTCCGCGCGGCTCACGGTCGCCAAGGGCTACTACGTCCGCGCCTTCGCGCGCGATGCCGCCGCGCGGCTCGACACCAAGGGGCACGTGACGGCGCTCCGCCGCGTGCGCTCCGATCCGTTCGAGCTCGCCGAGGCGTCGCCGCCCGACGCGCCGGATCTCGAGCGCCGCATCCTGAGCTTGGAGACGGCGGCGGCGCGGGCGCTGCCCGTCGCGCACTTGACGGAGCAAGGGACGCGCGACGCGGGGTGCGGGCGCGCCGTCTCCAAGGAGAACATCGCGGGCGTCGCCTCCGGCGCGGTCCATGCGTGGTTCGATCCGGCAGGGCGGCTGGTGGCCCTCGGCGAACGGCGCGAGGGTGAGCGGCACTTCGTGGTGCGCGGGTTTCCGAGCTAG
- a CDS encoding ROK family protein, with translation MATPAEPDTAIAGEQLDTLVMVLNLVRSGAATTRPEVGRQSGLGRTVVTQRVLQLIERGLVIDDELGPSTGGRAPRRLRFRAEAGIILAVEFGATSLAAGITNLAGRLLQHREEPWDIGAGPEASLSRVEELFDAMLAADQAYAGKLWGIGVGLPGPVEFASGKPVAPPIMPGWHSYPVRERLSTRYGVSVWVDNEVNTMALGEFRAGLGQKIRDLIYVKIGTGIGAGLISDGRLHRGAQGCAGDIGHVAIVDDSSVICRCGNVGCLEALAGGAAIARDANLAAAEGKSPALAALRAAGQSIDARDVARAAESGDLACIELLTRAGQRIGEMLATLVNFYNPSLIIIGGGVAASGERLLTAIRKAVYRRSLPLATRDLQIAFSPLDDRAGLMGAGFMVTDELFSRERLGSWIDRGSPAGERPAR, from the coding sequence GTGGCCACCCCCGCCGAACCCGATACTGCCATCGCCGGCGAACAACTCGACACCTTGGTGATGGTGCTCAACCTGGTCCGCTCGGGCGCGGCGACCACGCGGCCCGAGGTGGGCAGGCAGTCGGGGCTCGGTCGCACCGTGGTCACGCAGCGGGTGCTTCAGTTGATCGAGCGCGGCTTGGTCATCGACGACGAGCTCGGACCGTCCACCGGCGGCCGCGCACCGCGAAGGCTGCGCTTCCGCGCCGAGGCCGGGATCATCCTCGCCGTGGAGTTTGGCGCGACGAGCCTCGCGGCGGGCATCACCAACCTCGCCGGCCGCCTCTTGCAGCATCGGGAGGAGCCCTGGGACATCGGGGCCGGTCCCGAAGCATCGCTAAGCCGGGTCGAGGAGCTCTTCGATGCGATGCTCGCGGCGGACCAGGCCTACGCGGGGAAGCTTTGGGGCATCGGCGTCGGCTTGCCCGGGCCGGTGGAGTTTGCGTCGGGAAAGCCGGTGGCCCCGCCCATCATGCCGGGGTGGCACAGCTACCCGGTGCGCGAGCGACTGAGCACGCGCTACGGCGTCTCGGTGTGGGTCGACAACGAGGTCAATACGATGGCCTTGGGCGAGTTCCGCGCCGGCCTCGGACAAAAAATTCGCGACTTGATCTATGTGAAGATCGGCACCGGCATCGGCGCGGGGCTCATCTCCGACGGCCGCCTCCATCGCGGGGCCCAAGGGTGCGCGGGCGACATCGGGCACGTGGCCATCGTCGACGATTCCTCCGTCATCTGCCGATGCGGCAATGTGGGGTGCCTGGAGGCGCTCGCCGGCGGAGCGGCCATCGCGCGCGACGCGAACCTTGCCGCGGCGGAAGGGAAGAGCCCCGCGCTCGCCGCCTTGCGCGCGGCGGGCCAGTCCATCGACGCGCGCGACGTGGCCCGCGCCGCGGAGTCGGGCGATCTCGCGTGCATCGAGCTGCTCACGCGCGCGGGGCAGCGCATCGGCGAGATGCTCGCCACCCTCGTGAACTTCTACAACCCGTCGCTCATCATCATCGGCGGCGGCGTGGCGGCGTCGGGCGAACGTCTGCTCACGGCCATCCGCAAGGCCGTGTACCGACGCTCGCTGCCGCTGGCCACGCGCGATCTGCAAATTGCCTTCTCCCCGCTGGACGATCGCGCGGGCCTCATGGGCGCCGGCTTCATGGTCACCGACGAGCTGTTCTCCCGCGAGCGCCTGGGCTCCTGGATCGATCGCGGCAGCCCCGCGGGCGAACGGCCTGCGCGCTAG
- a CDS encoding tetratricopeptide repeat protein has product MKTTTGFVVASTLSVALIAGGAACGGSSKKEPATQGQASQPDSSKGPAASASASGGVAPATSEESARGIKAFQGGDIPTAKTHFEAAVKKNPQDADALYYLGLVADQTGDKKAAEENYLAALKQRPDLDNAAVNLGALYIEGERINEALLVTRQGLQKNAKHPGLHLNLAVALAMKGDVGGSTRAFDEATRLAPEDPVFQVTYAHWMIVWKRNEEAQAKLRAARPLAENNVDTLGAIAKEMRLAGSAIDCVPTLDKAIVIKDTPELRYERGLCKVALRDEPGSLLDFQLAVAKAPNHADPHYWLAGRYAVLERWKDVIAEYEAYLRLAPSGPFARQAQERIELAKQKTGGAVAAGKKEPAKVAPVKATTRKGAPAKSAPPKK; this is encoded by the coding sequence ATGAAAACGACAACTGGCTTCGTAGTTGCCTCGACGCTCTCCGTTGCGTTGATCGCGGGCGGTGCGGCGTGCGGAGGCTCCTCGAAAAAGGAGCCCGCCACGCAGGGACAAGCGTCCCAGCCCGACTCCTCCAAGGGGCCGGCCGCAAGCGCATCGGCATCCGGGGGGGTCGCGCCGGCCACGAGCGAGGAATCGGCGCGGGGCATCAAGGCCTTCCAGGGCGGGGACATCCCCACGGCCAAGACGCACTTCGAGGCGGCCGTGAAAAAGAACCCCCAGGACGCCGACGCGCTCTATTACCTGGGGCTGGTCGCCGACCAGACCGGGGACAAGAAGGCGGCCGAGGAGAACTACTTGGCGGCGCTGAAGCAAAGGCCCGATCTGGACAACGCCGCCGTCAACCTCGGCGCGCTCTACATCGAAGGGGAGCGCATCAACGAAGCGCTGCTCGTCACCCGCCAAGGGCTGCAGAAGAACGCGAAGCACCCGGGGCTGCACCTGAACTTGGCCGTGGCCTTGGCCATGAAGGGCGACGTCGGCGGCTCCACCCGCGCCTTCGACGAGGCCACGCGGCTGGCCCCCGAGGACCCCGTCTTCCAAGTGACGTACGCGCACTGGATGATCGTGTGGAAGCGAAACGAGGAAGCGCAGGCCAAGCTCCGCGCGGCGCGCCCTCTGGCGGAAAACAACGTGGACACCTTGGGCGCCATCGCCAAAGAAATGCGCCTCGCCGGCTCGGCCATCGACTGCGTGCCCACGCTCGACAAGGCCATCGTCATCAAGGACACCCCGGAGCTGCGCTACGAGCGCGGTCTCTGCAAAGTGGCCCTGCGCGACGAGCCGGGCTCGCTGCTCGACTTCCAGCTCGCCGTGGCCAAGGCGCCAAACCACGCCGATCCGCACTACTGGCTCGCCGGTCGCTACGCCGTGCTCGAACGCTGGAAGGACGTCATCGCCGAGTACGAGGCCTACCTGCGCCTCGCGCCGAGCGGCCCGTTTGCGCGGCAGGCGCAAGAGCGCATCGAGCTCGCCAAGCAAAAGACCGGGGGCGCCGTCGCTGCCGGCAAAAAAGAGCCGGCGAAGGTCGCGCCCGTAAAAGCCACGACCCGCAAGGGCGCCCCGGCGAAGAGCGCGCCTCCCAAAAAATAG